ATTAAAGTTTGCGTGACTATGGCTGATGGGGAGACTAAGTGACTAGAAGACTGGGGTAAACAAGTACGATCAAATTATCGCCAGATGAATAATGGCATCACCTTGATTAACTAAAGGATTTTGAATATGGCTAATAACCAGACCTGTGACGCTAGCTCTTACTGCAACTCGTCTTTCTCCAAAAGCGTTAGTAATATAGCCTAGCTCTTGTCTTCTAGTCACTTTCTCGCCCAAGTTAACTTCAAGATGAAAAATCCCCCCACAAGAAGCCCGTATCCACTTGCTATTGTTAGTTTCCCAAGAATCGGAGACTCTTGAAACCAGATCTTCTTGATACATTTCCAAGCAATTCATCACCTGTAAAATTCCCTTAACTCCGACCTCAATTGCCAAAGGGTCAAAACGTAAAGCCTCTCCTGCTTCATACAGTAAAACGGGAATACCTTTTCTGGTGGCTGCATGGCGCAAAGATCCATCCCTAGTAGAAGCGTGCATCATTACAGGTGCGCCAAAGGCTTTAGCACAACGATAAGTAGTTTCATCTTTCAAGTTAGCGCGGATTTGAGGCAAGTTAATACGATGAACTGCTGCGGTGTGTAGATCGATACCGTGGGTGCTACGCTGAACAATTTCACGCATAAACAAATTGGCTAATTGAGAAGCCAAAGAACCACTTTCTGAACCAGGAAAAGAACGGTTCAAATCTCTTCTGTCGGGAAGGTAGCGCGATTGTTCAATAAAGCCAAATACATTGACAATGGAAACAGCAATAATAGTTCCCCGCAACTTTTGAGGATTAATTCTGCCTAATATTTGAGCAATAATTTCTACGCCATTAATTTCATCCCCATGAATGGCTGCGCTTAACCATAACTTGGGACCTGGTTCAACGCCGTTAACCACGGTAACAGGCAGAGAAACTAAAGTTTGAGTGGCTAATCGGCTTACAGGAAGCTCAAAACGCCGTAACTTTCCTGGTGCAATTATTTCCTTGGCAATTTCAAACGTATTTTCTGACACTTTTATACTTAATACTTAATGCGATCGCCAAACGTACCCGAAGAGTAATCGCTATTGTCCACTTCAGAGACATGGTTAACAATAAACTTTATCATTTTACCTGTTACATCTACCTTCGTCTTTTCAATTCCCTCTAAAATTGGGTTTGATTGAATAGTTAAATGTTTTGATACAGG
This DNA window, taken from Pleurocapsa sp. FMAR1, encodes the following:
- a CDS encoding succinylglutamate desuccinylase/aspartoacylase family protein — its product is MSENTFEIAKEIIAPGKLRRFELPVSRLATQTLVSLPVTVVNGVEPGPKLWLSAAIHGDEINGVEIIAQILGRINPQKLRGTIIAVSIVNVFGFIEQSRYLPDRRDLNRSFPGSESGSLASQLANLFMREIVQRSTHGIDLHTAAVHRINLPQIRANLKDETTYRCAKAFGAPVMMHASTRDGSLRHAATRKGIPVLLYEAGEALRFDPLAIEVGVKGILQVMNCLEMYQEDLVSRVSDSWETNNSKWIRASCGGIFHLEVNLGEKVTRRQELGYITNAFGERRVAVRASVTGLVISHIQNPLVNQGDAIIHLAII